Proteins encoded within one genomic window of Polaribacter sp. NJDZ03:
- a CDS encoding amidohydrolase family protein, which produces MRKVLLFFSLFVAFSMHSQEYFPTDSGVKTTENTTFAFTNATIYVTHNKIVKKGTLLIKDGKVVSVGKSVKIPNGIKTIDLEGKTMYPSFIDIYSDFGIAKPKSQPRSRTTQYEPTREGYYWNDHIRPETNPINNFKFDDKKAKSLIDAGFGIVNTHSNDGIVQGNGLLIALNTNTSDAYRILNTKSAQYLSFHKSAKSTQAYPSSRMGAMALIRQVFNDADWYAKGNMKNKDLSLEAFNNNKNLLQIFETSTVLDALRADKVGDEFGVQYTIVGSGEEFERINDVKATNANFIIPINFSDAYDVSDPLLAQHISLRDMRKWNQAPSNLSVLSKNGINFALTTHTLKSVNSFHKNLQKAIKYGFDKEKALAALTTIPATIIGNTTIGNLNTGSYANFIITSGDIFDAKTTIYENWVQGAKNVVHNMDIKDITGDYMLSVNNKNYNLSITGKGAKQTGTIKVGDKKIKSKFSYTDDWISITLNEDNHFTRMLGKIVNASNVMQGDAFDTEGNKTYWSASKKVQKSEVSKKEIKKEDNTITVVPVSYPNIGFGNYVQPKTETILVKNVTVWTSEKEGILENTDVLLKDGKIEKIGSNLSARGATEIDGTGKHLTAGIVDEHSHIAASAVNEGAQNSSAEVTMEDVIDPNDINIYRNISGGTTTSQILHGSANPIGGRSAIIKLKWGENANEMIYKNSPKFIKFALGENVKQSRYTNGTRFPQTRMGVEQVFTDYFTRAHEYDAIKKSGKPYRIDAEMETLVEILHGERHISCHSYVQSEINMLMNVADKMGFKINTFTHILEGYKVADKMKDRNIGASTFSDWWAYKYEVNDAIPYNAAIMHDAGLTVAINSDDREMSRRLNQEAAKTVKYGGMTELEAWNMVTINPAKLLHIDERVGSIKVGKDADVVLWSHHPMSIYAKVEKTIIEGKVFFDRTEDIKKREAIKQEKSKLINMMLQEKMGGAKTQIPTKRKDRNFHCDTLEEI; this is translated from the coding sequence GGTAAATCTGTTAAAATTCCGAATGGAATAAAAACCATCGATTTAGAAGGTAAAACGATGTATCCTTCATTTATTGATATTTATTCAGATTTTGGAATCGCGAAACCAAAAAGTCAACCCAGGTCTAGAACAACACAATACGAGCCAACAAGAGAAGGTTATTATTGGAATGATCATATTAGACCAGAAACTAACCCAATCAATAATTTTAAATTTGATGACAAAAAAGCGAAAAGTTTAATTGATGCCGGTTTTGGAATTGTAAACACCCATTCTAATGACGGAATTGTACAAGGAAATGGTTTATTAATTGCTCTAAACACAAATACTTCTGATGCTTACCGAATTTTAAATACAAAATCTGCACAGTATTTATCTTTTCATAAAAGTGCAAAATCTACGCAAGCGTATCCTAGTTCTAGAATGGGTGCAATGGCATTAATTCGTCAGGTTTTTAATGATGCCGATTGGTATGCAAAAGGCAATATGAAAAATAAAGATTTGTCTTTAGAAGCTTTTAATAACAATAAAAATTTACTTCAAATATTTGAAACTTCAACTGTTTTAGATGCCTTAAGAGCAGATAAAGTTGGAGACGAATTTGGTGTGCAATATACAATTGTTGGTAGTGGAGAAGAATTTGAAAGAATTAATGATGTAAAAGCAACAAATGCAAACTTTATAATTCCTATTAATTTTAGTGATGCTTATGATGTTTCAGATCCTTTATTGGCACAACATATTTCTTTAAGAGACATGCGTAAATGGAATCAAGCTCCTTCTAATTTAAGTGTACTTTCTAAAAATGGAATCAACTTTGCATTGACAACCCACACTTTAAAATCTGTAAATTCATTTCATAAAAACTTACAGAAAGCAATAAAATATGGCTTTGATAAAGAAAAAGCTTTAGCTGCACTAACTACAATTCCTGCAACTATTATTGGAAACACCACAATAGGAAACTTAAATACAGGAAGCTACGCAAACTTTATTATTACATCTGGCGATATTTTTGATGCTAAAACTACCATTTATGAAAACTGGGTTCAGGGAGCTAAAAATGTAGTTCATAACATGGATATTAAAGATATTACAGGAGATTATATGTTGTCTGTAAATAACAAAAACTACAATTTATCAATTACAGGTAAAGGCGCTAAACAAACAGGAACGATTAAGGTTGGTGATAAAAAAATAAAGTCTAAATTTTCTTATACTGATGATTGGATTTCTATCACCTTAAACGAAGACAATCATTTTACTAGAATGCTAGGTAAAATTGTAAATGCTTCTAACGTTATGCAAGGTGATGCTTTTGATACCGAAGGAAATAAAACTTATTGGTCTGCTAGTAAAAAAGTTCAAAAAAGTGAAGTATCAAAAAAAGAAATCAAAAAAGAAGATAACACAATTACAGTAGTTCCTGTAAGTTATCCAAATATTGGTTTTGGAAATTATGTTCAGCCTAAAACAGAAACAATTCTAGTTAAAAATGTTACTGTTTGGACCAGTGAAAAAGAAGGAATTTTAGAAAATACAGATGTACTTTTAAAAGATGGTAAAATCGAAAAAATTGGTTCTAATTTAAGTGCAAGAGGCGCAACAGAAATTGATGGAACAGGCAAGCATTTAACTGCTGGTATTGTAGATGAACATTCTCATATTGCTGCTTCTGCTGTAAATGAAGGTGCTCAAAATTCTTCTGCAGAAGTTACTATGGAAGATGTTATTGATCCTAACGATATTAATATTTATAGAAATATTTCTGGAGGAACCACAACTTCTCAAATTCTACACGGTTCTGCCAATCCTATTGGTGGTCGTTCTGCAATTATCAAACTAAAATGGGGAGAAAATGCAAATGAGATGATTTATAAAAACTCTCCTAAATTTATAAAGTTTGCTTTAGGTGAAAATGTAAAACAATCTCGTTATACAAACGGAACACGTTTTCCGCAAACAAGAATGGGTGTAGAACAAGTTTTTACAGATTATTTTACAAGAGCTCATGAATATGACGCTATAAAGAAAAGTGGAAAACCATATAGAATAGATGCAGAAATGGAAACTTTGGTTGAAATTTTACACGGAGAACGTCATATTTCTTGTCACTCTTATGTACAATCTGAAATCAATATGTTAATGAATGTTGCCGATAAAATGGGCTTCAAAATAAATACATTTACACATATTTTAGAAGGTTATAAAGTTGCTGATAAAATGAAAGATCGCAATATTGGTGCTTCTACATTTTCAGATTGGTGGGCATATAAATACGAAGTAAACGACGCGATACCTTACAATGCCGCAATTATGCATGATGCAGGTCTTACGGTTGCTATAAATTCAGACGACAGAGAAATGTCTCGAAGACTAAATCAAGAAGCTGCTAAAACAGTAAAATATGGCGGAATGACAGAATTAGAAGCTTGGAATATGGTTACTATTAACCCGGCAAAATTATTACATATAGATGAACGTGTTGGTAGTATTAAAGTAGGTAAAGATGCCGATGTTGTTTTATGGAGCCATCACCCAATGTCTATTTATGCTAAAGTTGAAAAAACTATTATAGAAGGAAAAGTCTTTTTTGATAGAACTGAAGACATCAAAAAACGTGAAGCTATAAAGCAAGAAAAAAGCAAATTAATTAACATGATGTTGCAGGAAAAAATGGGAGGAGCAAAAACTCAAATTCCAACAAAAAGAAAAGATAGAAATTTTCACTGTGATACATTAGAAGAAATATAA